A portion of the Roseovarius sp. SCSIO 43702 genome contains these proteins:
- a CDS encoding FadR/GntR family transcriptional regulator has product MAASPTDETMPIDPDQSIGATARVVIDTLFARIKSEEYPVDTRLPSERTLASELGVARNTVREALDVLEARGVIRRRAGSGSFVTYRSDTPQSPSVGSIASETSPLDHLVVRGILEPEIVRLAVINMPPRAIEDLDKTLSRLEAVRTDVAEFVQLEEEMLLKIARGTENPLLASCYELAIEASHQSFRSALLRRHLTPNRIQDAQRRYNTLFNAIASRDVEAAVEFVKLNLMEENRLLLQDD; this is encoded by the coding sequence ATGGCCGCATCCCCCACCGACGAGACGATGCCGATCGACCCGGACCAGTCCATCGGCGCGACCGCGCGGGTGGTGATCGACACGCTTTTCGCGCGGATCAAGTCCGAGGAATACCCGGTGGACACGCGCCTTCCGTCCGAGCGCACGCTGGCCTCCGAACTGGGGGTCGCGCGCAACACGGTGCGCGAGGCGCTCGACGTGCTCGAGGCGCGGGGCGTGATCCGCCGCCGCGCGGGGTCGGGCAGCTTCGTGACCTATCGCTCGGACACGCCGCAAAGCCCCTCGGTCGGTTCCATCGCGTCGGAGACCAGCCCGCTCGATCACCTCGTGGTGCGCGGCATCCTCGAGCCCGAGATCGTGCGCCTCGCGGTGATCAACATGCCGCCGCGCGCCATCGAGGATCTCGACAAGACGCTCAGCCGGCTCGAGGCGGTGCGCACCGACGTGGCGGAGTTCGTGCAGCTCGAGGAAGAGATGCTGCTCAAGATCGCGCGCGGCACCGAGAACCCGCTTCTGGCCTCGTGCTACGAGCTTGCGATCGAGGCGAGCCACCAGAGCTTTCGCAGCGCGCTTCTGCGCCGGCACCTGACACCCAATCGCATCCAGGACGCGCAGAGGCGCTACAACACGCTTTTCAACGCTATCGCCTCGCGGGACGTGGAGGCGGCGGTGGAATTCGTGAAGCTGAACCTGATGGAAGAAAACCGGCTGCTGCTACAGGACGATTGA
- a CDS encoding helix-turn-helix transcriptional regulator — translation MANTLDTVFAALADPTRRQILTMLLEDDMAVTDVAHPFDMSLAAISKHLGILTRAGLITQERRGRVKWCKLDPDALRDASIWMQSFGQFEAVNLDAFERFLRAELDHDD, via the coding sequence ATGGCCAACACCCTCGACACCGTCTTCGCGGCGCTCGCCGATCCGACCCGGCGGCAAATCCTCACGATGCTGCTCGAGGACGACATGGCCGTGACCGACGTGGCCCACCCGTTCGACATGAGCCTCGCGGCCATATCCAAGCACCTGGGCATCCTCACCCGCGCCGGCCTCATCACGCAGGAACGGCGGGGCCGCGTGAAATGGTGCAAGCTCGATCCCGACGCGCTGCGCGATGCCTCGATCTGGATGCAGAGCTTCGGCCAGTTCGAGGCCGTGAACCTCGACGCGTTCGAGCGCTTCCTGCGCGCGGAGCTCGACCATGACGACTGA
- a CDS encoding DUF563 domain-containing protein — protein sequence MTTETGAAAPLDPGTLPPPRTELIRDATVMPMGPGRDMPHGVFRADGSFCDASRTLISKNRFTGIPPAPGEAGTLPLRGRYLFAGVGRHHFGHFLMEGLGRLWALEQTGEAIEGILIVPMHDKDIESVLRRRFLPFYSWLCDARPLWLIDRPARVDEVSVPTQGFGHGDWSVGTPEFRRFICDRIAARITPEGPRRIFVSRTQLKSAEQRMYGEERLERALIKRGYVAFHPEQYSIAEQLQVYMAAERIVGVDGSAFHLAPFAMRPGARVGLIQRRHRRAPFDALCAQIRAFAEVDLVTLDALTSPEDLREGAAPVDIRRLVRRLGDAGFF from the coding sequence ATGACGACTGAGACGGGCGCCGCCGCTCCCCTCGATCCCGGCACGCTGCCCCCGCCGCGGACCGAGCTCATCCGCGACGCGACCGTGATGCCGATGGGGCCGGGGCGCGACATGCCGCATGGCGTGTTCCGCGCGGACGGCAGCTTCTGCGACGCATCGCGCACGCTCATCTCGAAGAACCGCTTCACCGGCATTCCGCCCGCTCCGGGCGAGGCCGGGACTTTGCCACTTCGCGGCCGCTACCTCTTTGCGGGGGTGGGACGGCACCATTTCGGGCATTTCCTGATGGAGGGGCTGGGCCGGCTCTGGGCGCTGGAGCAGACAGGCGAGGCGATCGAGGGCATTCTCATCGTCCCCATGCACGACAAGGACATCGAAAGCGTGCTGCGCCGCCGTTTCCTGCCTTTCTACTCCTGGCTCTGCGACGCCCGCCCGCTCTGGCTCATCGACCGTCCCGCGCGCGTCGACGAGGTGAGCGTGCCGACCCAGGGGTTCGGACATGGCGACTGGAGCGTCGGCACGCCCGAGTTCCGCCGCTTCATCTGCGACCGCATCGCGGCGCGCATCACGCCCGAGGGCCCGCGCCGCATCTTCGTGTCGCGCACGCAGCTCAAGTCGGCCGAGCAGCGGATGTATGGCGAGGAACGGCTCGAAAGGGCGCTCATCAAGCGCGGCTACGTGGCCTTCCATCCCGAGCAGTATTCCATCGCCGAACAGCTTCAGGTCTACATGGCCGCCGAGCGCATCGTGGGTGTCGACGGCTCCGCCTTTCACCTGGCGCCCTTCGCGATGCGTCCCGGCGCCCGCGTGGGCCTGATCCAGCGTCGGCACCGGCGCGCGCCCTTCGATGCGCTCTGTGCCCAGATCCGCGCCTTCGCCGAGGTCGATCTCGTTACGCTCGACGCGCTCACCTCCCCCGAGGATCTCCGCGAAGGGGCGGCGCCCGTCGACATCAGGCGGCTGGTGCGGCGGCTCGGAGATGCCGGATTCTTCTGA
- a CDS encoding DMT family transporter produces MSEAARGHLAMLVFSGLIAGSFALGSMAAPHIAPVALNSVRFILASCLVGAAALATVGISREALRAPWRYLVLGASMGLYFVLMFEGLKTAPPVSAAAVFTLTPILSAGFGFLLLRQITTPRMALALTIGAVGALWVIFRADWNAFARFEVGRGETIYFWGCVAHAAYTPLVRKLNRGEPAVVFSLGAMVAAAALITLVGWREIVATEWSALPGIVWVTILYTALFATALTFVMVQYATLRLPSAKVMAYTYLTPSWVIVWQAALGQGVPPALIAVGVVLTVVALALLLRDDEARARLRAPRA; encoded by the coding sequence ATGAGCGAGGCGGCGCGCGGACATCTGGCGATGCTCGTCTTCTCGGGTCTGATCGCGGGCAGCTTCGCGCTGGGCTCGATGGCGGCGCCGCATATCGCGCCGGTCGCGCTCAACTCGGTGCGGTTCATCCTTGCCTCGTGCCTCGTGGGGGCGGCGGCGCTTGCCACGGTCGGCATCTCGCGAGAGGCGTTGCGCGCGCCGTGGCGCTACCTGGTGCTGGGCGCCTCGATGGGTCTCTACTTCGTGCTGATGTTCGAGGGGCTCAAGACCGCGCCACCGGTCTCTGCCGCGGCGGTCTTCACGCTCACCCCGATCCTCTCGGCGGGGTTCGGATTTCTGTTGCTGCGCCAGATCACCACGCCGCGCATGGCGCTGGCGCTCACCATCGGGGCGGTGGGCGCGCTCTGGGTGATCTTCCGTGCCGACTGGAATGCATTCGCGCGTTTCGAGGTGGGCCGCGGCGAGACGATCTATTTCTGGGGCTGCGTGGCGCACGCGGCCTACACGCCGCTGGTGCGCAAGCTGAACCGGGGGGAGCCGGCGGTTGTCTTCTCGCTGGGCGCGATGGTGGCGGCCGCGGCGCTCATCACGCTCGTGGGCTGGCGCGAGATCGTGGCGACGGAGTGGTCCGCCCTGCCCGGGATCGTGTGGGTCACGATCCTCTATACCGCCCTTTTCGCCACCGCCCTCACCTTCGTGATGGTGCAATATGCGACGCTGCGCCTGCCGAGCGCCAAGGTCATGGCCTATACCTATCTCACCCCGAGCTGGGTGATCGTCTGGCAGGCGGCGCTGGGACAGGGGGTGCCGCCCGCGCTCATCGCCGTGGGGGTCGTGCTCACGGTCGTGGCGCTCGCGCTTCTGCTGCGCGACGACGAGGCGCGCGCGCGGTTGCGGGCCCCGCGCGCCTGA
- a CDS encoding LysR family transcriptional regulator: MENWDEVRTAYHVARIGTVSGAAEVLGVHHATVIRHIDALEGRLGAKLFQRHARGYTPTEAGNDLLQVAQATDDQFGQLAGRIKGLGDGVAGELVVTSLGGLSYLLIPVLAAFRETYPQVVLRFLAGDRLFRLEYGEAHVAIRAGAVPDQPDNVVQPLVRLETTLYASEAYIARRGDPRAAEDLTTHDFVGPEDTKSRAPFFRWMQAHVPPERVVFRSGDVHAQRRAIEEGLGIGFMTRLQARELGGLVELHPPQDDWASQLWLVTHMDLHRTTKVQTFLAFLKEAATAWETT; this comes from the coding sequence ATGGAGAACTGGGACGAGGTGCGCACGGCCTACCACGTGGCGCGGATCGGGACGGTCAGCGGCGCCGCCGAGGTGCTGGGCGTGCATCATGCGACGGTGATCCGGCATATCGACGCGCTCGAGGGACGGCTTGGGGCGAAGCTGTTCCAGAGGCATGCACGCGGTTACACGCCCACCGAGGCGGGCAACGACCTCTTGCAGGTGGCGCAGGCGACGGACGACCAGTTCGGACAGCTTGCCGGGCGCATCAAGGGGCTGGGTGACGGTGTCGCGGGAGAGCTTGTCGTCACCTCCCTGGGCGGGCTGAGCTATCTCCTGATCCCCGTGCTGGCCGCGTTCCGCGAGACCTATCCGCAGGTGGTCTTGCGGTTCCTGGCCGGCGACCGGCTCTTCCGGCTGGAATACGGCGAGGCGCATGTGGCGATCCGGGCAGGCGCGGTGCCGGATCAGCCCGACAACGTGGTGCAACCGCTCGTCCGGCTGGAGACCACGCTTTACGCGAGCGAGGCCTATATCGCGCGGCGTGGCGATCCGCGCGCGGCGGAGGATCTGACCACGCATGACTTCGTCGGCCCCGAAGACACCAAGTCGCGTGCTCCCTTCTTTCGCTGGATGCAGGCGCATGTGCCGCCCGAAAGGGTCGTGTTTCGCAGCGGGGACGTGCACGCGCAACGCCGCGCGATCGAGGAGGGGCTGGGCATCGGGTTCATGACGCGGCTTCAGGCGCGCGAACTGGGAGGATTGGTCGAACTGCATCCGCCGCAGGACGACTGGGCGTCGCAGCTATGGCTCGTCACACATATGGACCTGCACCGGACGACGAAGGTGCAGACCTTCCTCGCCTTCCTCAAGGAGGCCGCCACGGCGTGGGAGACCACATGA
- a CDS encoding prolyl-tRNA synthetase associated domain-containing protein, with translation MDRDASSANQGDLPVTSDALLETLGATGVAFEYHEHIPLRTVDDAKTVQGDVLPDGAGIHHVKNFYLRDRKKRNHLVVLEQDRDVDLKALGQAMGAPGLSFGSAARLMEHLGVRPGAVSPLAMVTGAKTGVRLFMDAALSRGRLIHVHPLVNDRTVGLAPDDLLAVLERWGVEVTWLEL, from the coding sequence ATGGACAGGGATGCGAGTTCGGCCAACCAGGGCGATCTGCCGGTGACGTCCGACGCGCTTCTGGAGACGCTGGGGGCGACGGGCGTCGCGTTCGAGTATCACGAGCATATTCCGCTGCGCACCGTGGACGACGCCAAGACGGTGCAGGGCGACGTTCTGCCGGACGGGGCGGGCATCCACCACGTCAAGAATTTCTACCTGCGCGACCGTAAGAAGCGGAATCATCTCGTCGTTCTCGAGCAGGATCGCGACGTCGATCTGAAGGCACTGGGGCAGGCTATGGGTGCGCCGGGGCTGTCCTTCGGCTCGGCCGCGCGGCTGATGGAGCATTTGGGGGTTCGGCCCGGCGCGGTGAGCCCGCTTGCCATGGTGACAGGGGCCAAGACGGGCGTGCGCCTTTTCATGGACGCGGCGCTGTCGCGGGGGCGGCTCATCCATGTGCACCCTCTGGTCAATGACCGGACGGTGGGCCTTGCACCCGACGATTTGCTGGCGGTGCTCGAGAGATGGGGCGTCGAGGTGACGTGGCTGGAGCTCTAG
- a CDS encoding carbon-nitrogen hydrolase family protein has protein sequence MELALYQMTAEPEPRSRPQRIIDAMARARSFGADLMVAPELALSGYGEGDRLRDLAQSASGAWVQEMREAAEGIGISLVAGFPERRRDGLSISAMAVFADGREPVIYRKGFLYRPYEKDIFTPAGPNTVTFELNGLRVGMLICFDVEFPECVRALALAGADLVVVPTALPAQQGSDFIAQSLIRVRAHENQVFVAYCDHADADDRFAYQGMSSIVAPDASVLASAPETGEALITATIDPAAYAESREINPYIEEWRAATRVDSDAAPA, from the coding sequence ATGGAACTCGCACTTTACCAGATGACCGCCGAACCCGAACCGCGCTCGCGCCCGCAGCGCATCATCGACGCCATGGCGCGCGCGCGCTCCTTCGGTGCCGACCTCATGGTCGCGCCCGAACTCGCCCTGTCGGGCTACGGCGAAGGCGATCGCCTGCGCGACCTCGCGCAATCGGCCTCGGGCGCATGGGTGCAGGAAATGCGCGAAGCCGCCGAAGGCATCGGGATCAGCCTCGTCGCGGGCTTTCCCGAGCGCCGCCGCGACGGCCTGAGCATCTCGGCCATGGCGGTCTTCGCGGACGGGCGCGAGCCTGTGATCTACCGCAAGGGCTTTCTCTACCGTCCCTACGAGAAGGACATCTTCACCCCTGCCGGCCCCAACACCGTCACCTTCGAGCTGAACGGGCTGCGCGTCGGGATGCTCATCTGTTTCGACGTGGAGTTTCCCGAATGCGTCCGCGCGCTGGCCCTGGCGGGTGCCGATCTCGTCGTCGTGCCCACGGCGCTGCCCGCGCAGCAGGGCAGCGACTTCATCGCGCAAAGCCTGATCCGCGTGCGCGCACATGAAAACCAGGTTTTCGTCGCCTATTGCGATCATGCCGACGCCGACGACCGCTTCGCCTACCAGGGCATGTCGTCGATCGTGGCACCCGACGCCTCGGTCCTCGCCTCCGCGCCCGAAACCGGCGAGGCGCTCATCACCGCCACGATCGACCCCGCGGCCTACGCCGAATCGCGCGAGATCAATCCCTATATCGAGGAATGGCGCGCCGCCACACGGGTTGACTCGGACGCCGCCCCGGCGTAA
- the ffh gene encoding signal recognition particle protein — protein MFENLSERLSGVFDRLTKQGALSEEDVKTALREVRVALLEADVSLPVARDFVKAVQEKATGQAVTKSVTPGQQVVKIVHDELVHVLTGDEDPGKLKIDNPPAPILMVGLQGSGKTTTTAKLAKRLKEREGKRVLMASLDVNRPAAMEQLAILGTQIGVDTLPIVKGEDPVQIAKRARTQASLGGYDVYMLDTAGRLHIDAELIAQAAAVRDVANPRETLLVVDGLTGQDAVNVATEFDDKIGVTGVVLTRMDGDGRGGAALSMRAVTGKPIRFVGLGEKMDAIETFEPERIAGRILGMGDIVSLVEKAQQTIEAEQAEKMMRRFQKGQFNMNDLKMQLEQMQKMGGMESMMGMMPGMGKMAKQVQEAGIDDRMLTHQIALIQSMTRKERANPKLLQASRKKRIARGAGLEVSELNKLLKMQRQMGDMMKKMGKMGKGGMLKQAMKGMFGKGGPSPEDMAGMDPKAIEQAAKQMGKGLPGGMPGLGGAGLPPGLSGLGKKK, from the coding sequence ATGTTTGAAAATCTGTCCGAACGCCTCTCCGGCGTCTTTGACCGGCTGACGAAACAGGGCGCGCTCTCCGAGGAGGACGTCAAGACCGCCCTGCGCGAGGTGCGCGTCGCCCTGCTCGAGGCCGACGTCTCGCTGCCCGTGGCGCGCGATTTCGTCAAGGCCGTGCAGGAAAAGGCCACCGGGCAGGCGGTCACCAAGTCCGTCACGCCCGGCCAGCAGGTCGTCAAGATCGTCCATGACGAGCTTGTCCATGTCCTCACCGGCGACGAGGATCCCGGCAAGCTCAAGATCGACAACCCGCCCGCGCCCATCCTCATGGTGGGTCTGCAGGGCTCGGGCAAGACGACGACCACCGCCAAGCTCGCCAAGCGCCTCAAGGAGCGCGAGGGCAAGCGCGTGCTGATGGCATCGCTCGACGTGAACCGCCCGGCGGCCATGGAACAGCTGGCCATCCTCGGAACCCAGATCGGCGTCGACACGCTGCCCATCGTCAAGGGCGAGGACCCGGTGCAGATCGCCAAGCGCGCCAGGACGCAGGCCAGCCTCGGTGGCTACGACGTCTACATGCTCGACACCGCCGGCCGGCTGCATATCGACGCCGAGCTCATCGCGCAGGCGGCGGCCGTGCGCGACGTGGCCAACCCGCGCGAGACGCTGCTGGTGGTCGATGGCCTCACCGGTCAGGACGCCGTCAACGTCGCGACCGAGTTCGACGACAAGATCGGCGTGACCGGCGTGGTCCTCACCCGCATGGACGGCGACGGGCGCGGCGGTGCGGCCCTCTCGATGCGCGCCGTGACGGGCAAGCCGATCCGCTTCGTGGGTCTGGGCGAGAAGATGGACGCGATCGAGACCTTCGAGCCCGAGCGCATCGCGGGCCGCATCCTCGGCATGGGCGATATCGTCAGCCTCGTGGAAAAGGCGCAACAGACCATCGAGGCCGAGCAGGCCGAGAAGATGATGCGCCGCTTCCAGAAGGGTCAGTTCAACATGAACGACCTCAAGATGCAGCTCGAGCAGATGCAGAAGATGGGCGGCATGGAATCGATGATGGGCATGATGCCCGGCATGGGCAAGATGGCCAAACAGGTGCAGGAGGCCGGCATCGACGACCGGATGCTCACCCACCAGATCGCGCTGATCCAGTCGATGACCAGGAAGGAACGCGCCAACCCCAAGCTCCTGCAGGCCAGCCGCAAGAAACGCATCGCGCGCGGTGCGGGACTCGAGGTTTCCGAGCTCAACAAGCTTCTCAAGATGCAGCGCCAGATGGGCGACATGATGAAGAAGATGGGCAAGATGGGGAAAGGCGGCATGCTGAAACAGGCCATGAAGGGCATGTTCGGCAAGGGCGGCCCCAGCCCCGAGGACATGGCCGGCATGGACCCGAAGGCCATCGAACAGGCCGCGAAGCAGATGGGCAAGGGCCTCCCCGGCGGGATGCCCGGTCTTGGCGGCGCCGGCCTGCCCCCCGGTCTCTCGGGCCTCGGCAAGAAGAAGTGA
- a CDS encoding GNAT family N-acetyltransferase — protein sequence MTALPDIRLETGRLLLRLPEAADFDAYCAFALDRERAAGFGLETNRAQAWRWFACNLGHWALHGYGYFTIVWKETGAPCGITGIWNPEGWPEPEIGWVVYEGYEGLGIAREGAERARRWAYETLGFTTLTSNIVPGNDRSVALAERLGASYERTYENVHMGTEMLYRHPSPSELGLEVDADGSPEAYA from the coding sequence ATGACCGCGCTTCCCGATATCCGGCTCGAGACCGGGCGTCTCCTTCTCCGTCTTCCCGAGGCGGCGGATTTCGACGCCTATTGCGCCTTCGCCCTCGACAGGGAACGTGCGGCGGGCTTCGGGCTCGAGACGAACCGCGCGCAGGCATGGCGCTGGTTCGCCTGCAACCTCGGCCATTGGGCGCTCCACGGCTACGGCTATTTCACGATCGTCTGGAAGGAGACCGGGGCTCCTTGCGGGATCACCGGCATCTGGAACCCCGAGGGCTGGCCCGAACCGGAAATCGGCTGGGTCGTCTACGAAGGCTACGAGGGCCTCGGCATCGCCCGCGAGGGGGCGGAGCGCGCCCGCCGCTGGGCCTACGAAACCCTCGGCTTCACCACGCTGACCTCCAACATCGTCCCCGGCAACGATCGCTCGGTCGCGCTGGCCGAACGTCTGGGTGCCTCCTACGAACGCACCTACGAGAACGTCCACATGGGCACCGAGATGCTCTACCGGCACCCCTCGCCTTCCGAGCTGGGCCTCGAGGTCGATGCCGATGGAAGCCCCGAGGCCTACGCATGA
- a CDS encoding GNAT family N-acetyltransferase translates to MTHATRPLPENAPTVDTPDLILRGYRESDFEAIAAFGASERARFVGGPMNRWDSWRALLAGIGHWTLRGYGMWIVEHRASGEVAGRVGIIFNDGWDEPELGWHIFEGFEGRGFAHQACLAARAHAAKAWGLDGVISYIAADNDRSLRLARRLGCVHERDGTLLGEPCQIWRHPREAMQ, encoded by the coding sequence ATGACCCACGCCACCCGCCCCCTGCCCGAGAATGCGCCCACGGTCGACACCCCCGACCTGATCCTGCGCGGCTATCGCGAAAGCGATTTCGAGGCGATCGCCGCCTTCGGCGCGTCCGAACGGGCGCGTTTCGTGGGCGGGCCGATGAACCGGTGGGACAGCTGGCGCGCGCTTCTCGCGGGGATCGGCCACTGGACCCTCCGGGGTTACGGCATGTGGATCGTGGAGCACCGCGCGAGCGGCGAAGTCGCGGGCCGCGTGGGCATCATCTTCAACGACGGCTGGGACGAGCCCGAGCTTGGCTGGCACATTTTCGAGGGCTTCGAGGGGCGCGGTTTCGCCCACCAGGCCTGCCTCGCGGCACGCGCCCACGCGGCGAAGGCATGGGGTCTCGACGGTGTCATCTCCTACATCGCCGCCGATAACGACCGCTCGCTCCGCCTCGCCCGGCGCCTCGGCTGCGTCCACGAACGCGACGGCACGCTGCTCGGCGAACCCTGCCAGATCTGGCGCCACCCCCGGGAGGCGATGCAATGA
- a CDS encoding chorismate mutase produces the protein MSDASKLAAELLKSHRDSIDRLDAVLVFTLAERFKHTQAVGVLKAQHDLPPSDPLRESQQIERLERLAREADLDPEFARNFLNFIIGEVIQHHKKHQS, from the coding sequence ATGTCTGACGCGTCCAAACTCGCCGCCGAACTGCTCAAGAGCCATCGCGACAGCATCGACCGTCTCGATGCGGTGCTCGTCTTCACCCTGGCCGAGCGGTTCAAGCACACGCAGGCCGTTGGCGTGCTCAAGGCACAGCACGACCTGCCCCCCTCCGATCCGCTGCGCGAAAGCCAGCAGATCGAGCGGCTCGAGCGCCTGGCGCGCGAGGCCGATCTCGACCCCGAATTCGCCCGGAATTTCCTGAATTTCATCATCGGCGAAGTGATCCAGCACCACAAGAAACACCAATCCTAG
- the rpsP gene encoding 30S ribosomal protein S16, with protein sequence MAMKIRLARGGSKKRPHYSIVAADSRMPRDGRFIEKLGTYNPLLPKDSEDRVKMNMERVQYWLDQGAQPSDRISRFLEAAGHIEKKERANLKKGEPGQKAKERAEEKAEKAKAAAEAANAPAEEPAAEAEAEAATEE encoded by the coding sequence ATGGCCATGAAAATCCGTCTCGCCCGTGGCGGCAGCAAGAAACGCCCCCATTACTCGATCGTCGCCGCCGATTCGCGCATGCCGCGCGACGGCCGCTTCATCGAGAAGCTGGGCACCTACAACCCGCTCCTGCCCAAGGACAGCGAGGACCGCGTCAAGATGAACATGGAGCGCGTGCAATACTGGCTCGACCAGGGCGCGCAACCCAGCGATCGCATCTCGCGCTTCCTCGAAGCGGCGGGCCATATCGAGAAGAAGGAACGCGCCAACCTCAAGAAGGGCGAGCCGGGCCAGAAGGCCAAGGAACGTGCCGAGGAGAAGGCCGAGAAGGCCAAGGCCGCAGCCGAAGCCGCCAACGCCCCCGCCGAGGAACCGGCGGCCGAGGCCGAGGCCGAGGCGGCGACCGAAGAGTAA
- the bluB gene encoding 5,6-dimethylbenzimidazole synthase, with amino-acid sequence MPHFSEDFRADLDRLMRWRRDVRRFRTDPVDEPCLDTCLAAFLTAPSVGLSEPWRILRVSSPAARGAALENFRTENDRALAGYEGRRAALYAGLKLSGMQESPVQLAVFCDEATGKGAGLGAATMPEMRRYSVVGAITQFWLVARAHGLGVGWVSILDPDRLARDLDAPGDWRLVAYLCVGWPEEESETPELETAGWEDRRASLPIEER; translated from the coding sequence ATGCCGCACTTCTCGGAAGACTTCCGGGCCGATCTCGACCGGCTCATGCGGTGGCGGCGCGACGTGCGCCGCTTCCGCACCGATCCGGTCGACGAGCCATGCCTCGATACCTGCCTCGCCGCCTTTCTCACCGCCCCGTCGGTGGGCCTGAGCGAGCCGTGGCGCATCCTGCGCGTCTCCTCCCCTGCGGCGCGTGGCGCCGCGCTTGAGAATTTCCGCACCGAGAACGACCGCGCGCTGGCAGGCTACGAGGGACGCCGTGCCGCGCTCTACGCCGGGCTGAAACTCTCGGGCATGCAGGAGTCGCCGGTGCAACTCGCCGTCTTCTGCGACGAGGCGACCGGGAAGGGCGCCGGTCTCGGCGCAGCCACCATGCCCGAGATGCGCCGCTATTCCGTGGTGGGCGCGATCACGCAGTTCTGGCTTGTCGCGCGCGCCCACGGGCTCGGCGTCGGCTGGGTGTCGATCCTCGACCCCGACCGCCTTGCGCGCGATCTCGACGCGCCCGGAGACTGGCGCCTCGTGGCCTATCTCTGCGTCGGCTGGCCCGAGGAGGAAAGCGAGACGCCGGAACTCGAAACCGCCGGCTGGGAGGATCGCCGCGCGTCCCTCCCGATCGAGGAGCGTTGA
- the rimM gene encoding ribosome maturation factor RimM (Essential for efficient processing of 16S rRNA), with product MTDLICIGAIAGAFGVRGEVRLKSFTATPDDIATYGPLTTQDGARDFRVTLTGQTTNALTARLSGVSTREEADALRGTQLFVARDRLPSLPDDEYYHADLIGLEVVDTGGTTLGRVKAVLNHGASDILEIHGPGLKSSVLLPFTRAAVPTVDLGAGRIVADPPEGLFD from the coding sequence ATGACCGATCTCATCTGCATCGGCGCCATCGCGGGCGCCTTCGGCGTGCGCGGCGAGGTGCGGCTCAAGAGCTTCACCGCCACCCCCGACGACATCGCGACCTATGGCCCGCTCACCACGCAGGACGGCGCGCGCGATTTCCGCGTGACGCTCACGGGCCAGACCACCAACGCGCTCACCGCGCGCCTCTCCGGCGTCTCCACCAGGGAGGAGGCCGACGCGCTGCGCGGCACGCAGCTTTTCGTCGCGCGCGACCGCCTCCCCTCGCTGCCCGACGACGAGTATTACCACGCCGACCTGATCGGCCTCGAGGTCGTCGATACCGGCGGCACGACGCTGGGACGGGTCAAGGCCGTGCTGAACCACGGCGCCTCGGACATCCTCGAGATCCACGGCCCCGGACTCAAGTCGAGTGTCCTGCTGCCCTTCACCCGTGCGGCCGTGCCCACCGTCGATCTCGGCGCGGGCCGCATCGTGGCCGATCCGCCCGAAGGGCTCTTCGACTGA
- a CDS encoding DUF1328 family protein, translating to MLEWILILLAIAAIAAMLGFGRLSGVALSGAKILIVIALILFLLVVLGVISLA from the coding sequence ATGCTTGAGTGGATTCTCATACTTCTCGCCATCGCGGCCATCGCGGCCATGCTCGGCTTCGGTCGTCTGTCGGGCGTCGCGCTTTCGGGCGCCAAGATCCTGATCGTGATCGCCCTGATCCTGTTCCTGCTGGTGGTGCTGGGCGTCATATCATTGGCCTGA